From the Daucus carota subsp. sativus chromosome 8, DH1 v3.0, whole genome shotgun sequence genome, one window contains:
- the LOC108199778 gene encoding protein ALWAYS EARLY 3-like isoform X2 produces MGPPRKSRSVNKRYSDSYVVSPIKHDEAADRRTPRKRKLVDMLGPQWSKEELERFYEAYRKHGKDWKKVGAVLRSRSVEMVEALYTMNRAYLSLPEGTASVAGLIAMMTDHYCNMAGSDSEHESIEGSGTSRKYQKRSQAKVPPKSSKGSEGRVTSNSQAIASSYDYLPSTKKKRSGGSRPRVVGKRTPRFPVSYSHENVNGDTYFSPNRQGLRFDVDGNDSDVGHENLIALAEASQRGGSPRLLRSPKKMVAEGDIDGEGSMEADNGDYTRPKRYMMKSGNKSPFSQKGQRPYGKRLELDNDKNSQDEIREACSGTEGQKLGAALEKFEIEVTNGKTAKYSQGQWKRSRKVLFDRDESSALTGLEALANAILMPESTNDNDSSVLIKEESNEADEPESFEAIHTNHQSDKRWTVETKGYQSNSGLKYATNQISKIGKDPFDSVSRSPEAKLDAPCSVSKLSRKKQKTVASKIQLAEGHSDTHMSESQIVEGKELGMKSTSKGKRSSQSASPMLNKHPENSSSSTGPRKEAGDSAMSSVHLPGADQFDVTNKRKSRRKTKIRKVNTYADSEVSDKTKKLLNCFSNDGVRRWCAYEWFYSAIDYPWFAKREFVEYLLHVGLGHVPRLTHVEWGVIRSSLGKPRRFSEQFLKEEKQKLNQYRDSVRTHYTELRSGTREGLPADLARPLSVGQRVIAIHPKTREIHDGSVLTVDHNRCRVQFDRPELGVEFVMDIDCMPLNPLENMPTSLTIHMSAADPNNLIKFKMNGQVKDQRVEGFIKFSPCDNLENIDSSSYTSPTSYPLFNLFKPEKMGSVVVDSQAKMGPKDNVSSQQISYSQPSSLAQIQAKEADVQAIADLTRALEKKQVLVSELREMNNDVLENQKDGISSLKDSELFKKQYAAILVQLRDADEQVTSALSCLKQRNTYQENVSLAWPRSMANPVASVGVLNASYCSEVQTEKSGSHVNEIVESSKTRAGIMVNAAIQAFSSMKGGENTLEKIEEAIDYVYGQLPSDDSYVLSEKCFTAMERGDMASQEQEKCGTFGPLQVPPTPLLNSSGIPSELITQCVATLLMIQKCTERQFPPADVAQILDSAVASLRPCSVQNLPVYADIEKCMIMIRNQIMALVPS; encoded by the exons ATGGGCCCGCCAAGAAAGTCCAGAAGTGTGAACAAGCGGTATTCTGATTCTTATGTGGTCTCTCCTATCAAACATGACGAGGCTGCTGATAGAAGAACTCCCCGG AAAAGGAAGTTGGTTGACATGTTGGGTCCTCAATGGAGCAAAGAAGAGCTAGAACGCTTCTATGAAGCATATCGTAAGCATGGAAAGGACTGGAAAAAG GTGGGAGCTGTATTGCGAAGTCGATCTGTTGAAATGGTGGAGGCTCTTTACACAATGAATAGA GCTTATCTGTCTCTTCCAGAAGGAACTGCTTCCGTGGCTGGATTAATTGCAATGATGACAGACCACTATTGCAATATG GCTGGAAGTGATAGTGAACACGAAAGCATTGAAGGTAGTGGGACATCTCGAAAATATCAAAAGCGTTCTCAGGCCAAGGTACCGCCGAAGAGCTCTAAAGGATCTGAAGGGCGTGTGACTTCGAATTCCCAGGCAATTGCGTCAAGTTATGACTACCTTCCCTCGACGAAAAAGAAGCGCTCTGGTG GAAGCCGACCACGTGTTGTTGGGAAAAGGACGCCTCGATTTCCTGTTTCCTATTCTCATGAGAATGTAAACGGGGATACATATTTTTCTCCAAACAGGCAAGGTCTCAGATTCGACGTGGATGGTAATGACAGTGATGTTGGCCATGAAAATCTTATAGCGTTGGCTGAAGCTTCACAAAGAGGGGGTTCTCCTCGATTATTGCGGTCACCAAAAAAAATG GTTGCTGAGGGTGACATCGATGGAGAAGGGAGCATGGAGGCTGATAATGGGGACTATACACGGCCAAAGAGATATATGATGAAATCTGGAAATAAGAGTCCTTTTTCTCAAAAAGGGCAAAGACCATACGGGAAGAGGCTAGAGCTTGATAATGATAAAAACAGTCAGGATGAGATCAGGGAAGCCTGTAGTGGAACAGAAGGACAAAAACTTGGAGCAGCTCTGgaaaaatttgaaattgaagtTACAAATGGAAAAACTGCCAAGTATTCTCAGGGTCAGTGGAAGAGAAGTAGAAAAGTTCTTTTTGATCGAG ATGAAAGCTCCGCATTAACCGGCCTGGAAGCTTTAGCAAATGCAATTCTCATGCCTGAATCAACAAATGATAATG ATTCATCTGTTTTGATCAAAGAAGAAAGTAATGAAGCTGATGAACCTGAATCCTTCGAAGCTATACATACAAACCATCAGAGTGACAAAAGATGGACCGTGGAGACTAAAGGATATCAGTCAAATTCAGGATTAAAATATGCTACAAATCAAATTTCCAAAATAGGGAAAGATCCCTTTGATAGTGTTAGTCGTAGTCCTGAGGCTAAGTTGGACGCTCCTTGTTCTGTTAGTAAGCTGTCAAGAAAAAAACAGAAGACTGTTGCATCTAAA ATTCAATTGGCTGAAGGTCACAGTGATACTCATATGAGTGAATCTCAGATAGTTGAG GGCAAAGAGTTGGGCATGAAATCAACAAGCAAGGGTAAGCGATCATCGCAAAGTGCTTCACCAATGTTAAATAAACACCCAGAGAATTCATCTTCAAGTACTGGtccaagaaaggaagctggcGATTCAGCAATGTCAAGTGTACATCTTCCTGGTGCTGACCAGTTTGATGTAACTAACAAAAGAAAGAGCAGACGTAAGACAAAGATTCGCAAGGTCAACACATatgcagattcagaagtatcaGATAAAACG AAAAAGCTCTTGAATTGCTTTTCTAATGATGGAGTACGTAGATGGTGTGCATATGAGTGGTTCTATAGTGCAATAGATTACCCTTGGTTTGCTAAAAGGGAGTTTGTGGAGTACTTGCTTCATGTTGGTCTGGGTCATGTTCCTAGATTAACACATGTCGAGTGGGGTGTCATAAGAAG CTCTCTTGGCAAACCGCGGAGGTTTTCTGAGCAGTTTCTGAAGGAAGAAAAGCAAAAACTTAATCAATACAGGGACTCTGTTAGAACACATTATACAGAACTCCGCTCAGGTACAAGGGAAGGACTTCCAGCGGATCTTGCACGGCCTTTATCAGTTGGACAACGTGTAATTGCTATTCATCCAAAGACTAGAGAAATTCATGATGGCAGTGTCCTAACTGTAGATCATAACAGGTGTCGAGTTCAATTTGATCGTCCTGAACTAGGTGTGGAGTTTGTTATG GATATTGATTGCATGCCCCTAAATCCGCTAGAGAATATGCCAACATCATTGACAATACATATGAGTGCTGCTGATCCCAACAACTTAATTAAGTTCAAAATGAATGGGCAGGTAAAAGATCAGAGAGTTGAAGGGTTTATTAAATTTTCTCCATGCGACAACCTGGAAAACATTGATTCCTCCTCCTATACATCACCTACTTCTTACCcattgtttaatttatttaagcCAGAAAAG ATGGGTTCTGTGGTTGTTGATTCACAAGCTAAAATGGGTCCTAAAGATAATGTTTCCAGTCAACAAATATCATACTCTCAGCCTTCTTCACTGGCACAGATTCAGGCTAAAGAAGCTGATGTTCAAGCCATTGCTGATCTTACTCGTGCTCTTGAGAAAAAG CAAGTGCTAGTTTCCGAGTTGAGGGAAATGAACAATGACGTGTTGGAAAATCAGAAGGATGGCATTTCATCACTAAAGGACTCGGAGCTTTTTAAAAAGCAGTATGCTGCTATTCTTGTACAATTGCGTGATGCAGATGAGCAG GTTACTTCTGCTTTGTCTTGTCTGAAGCAACGTAATACATATCAAGAAAATGTATCCCTTGCATGGCCGAGGTCCATGGCCAATCCTGTTGCTTCTGTTGGTGTATTAAACGCTTCCTATTGTTCTGAAGTTCAAACTGAAAAATCCGGGTCCCATGTGAATGAAATTGTTGAAAGTTCCAAGACAAGGGCTGGTATTATGGTGAATGCAGCTATTCAG GCATTTTCTTCGATGAAGGGTGGTGAAAACACCCTTGAGAAGATTGAGGAGGCTATAGACTATGTCTATGGTCAGCTACCGTCAGATGATTCTTATGTACTATCTGAGAAATGTTTTACTGCAATGGAACGTGGTGATATGGCCTCTCAAGAACAAGAGAAGTGCGGCACATTTGGACCATTGCAGGTTCCACCCACTCCACTCCTAAATTCGTCTGGGATCCCTTCAGAACTTATAACTCAATGTGTGGCAACTCTGCTGATGATTCAG AAATGTACAGAACGACAGTTTCCACCAGCAGATGTAGCACAAATACTAGATTCTGCTGTTGCAAGTTTGCGGCCTTGCTCTGTACAGAACCTTCCTGTTTATGCTGATATAGAGAAGTGCATGATTATGATCAGGAATCAAATAATGGCACTTGTACCATCTTAG
- the LOC108199778 gene encoding protein ALWAYS EARLY 3-like isoform X4: protein MGPPRKSRSVNKRYSDSYVVSPIKHDEAADRRTPRKRKLVDMLGPQWSKEELERFYEAYRKHGKDWKKVGAVLRSRSVEMVEALYTMNRAYLSLPEGTASVAGLIAMMTDHYCNMAGSDSEHESIEGSGTSRKYQKRSQAKVPPKSSKGSEGRVTSNSQAIASSYDYLPSTKKKRSGGSRPRVVGKRTPRFPVSYSHENVNGDTYFSPNRQGLRFDVDGNDSDVGHENLIALAEASQRGGSPRLLRSPKKMVAEGDIDGEGSMEADNGDYTRPKRYMMKSGNKSPFSQKGQRPYGKRLELDNDKNSQDEIREACSGTEGQKLGAALEKFEIEVTNGKTAKYSQGQWKRSRKVLFDRDESSALTGLEALANAILMPESTNDNDSSVLIKEESNEADEPESFEAIHTNHQSDKRWTVETKGYQSNSGLKYATNQISKIGKDPFDSVSRSPEAKLDAPCSVSKLSRKKQKTVASKIQLAEGHSDTHMSESQIVEGKELGMKSTSKGKRSSQSASPMLNKHPENSSSSTGPRKEAGDSAMSSVHLPGADQFDVTNKRKSRRKTKIRKVNTYADSEVSDKTKKLLNCFSNDGVRRWCAYEWFYSAIDYPWFAKREFVEYLLHVGLGHVPRLTHVEWGVIRSSLGKPRRFSEQFLKEEKQKLNQYRDSVRTHYTELRSGTREGLPADLARPLSVGQRVIAIHPKTREIHDGSVLTVDHNRCRVQFDRPELGVEFVMDIDCMPLNPLENMPTSLTIHMSAADPNNLIKFKMNGQMGSVVVDSQAKMGPKDNVSSQQISYSQPSSLAQIQAKEADVQAIADLTRALEKKQVLVSELREMNNDVLENQKDGISSLKDSELFKKQYAAILVQLRDADEQVTSALSCLKQRNTYQENVSLAWPRSMANPVASVGVLNASYCSEVQTEKSGSHVNEIVESSKTRAGIMVNAAIQAFSSMKGGENTLEKIEEAIDYVYGQLPSDDSYVLSEKCFTAMERGDMASQEQEKCGTFGPLQVPPTPLLNSSGIPSELITQCVATLLMIQKCTERQFPPADVAQILDSAVASLRPCSVQNLPVYADIEKCMIMIRNQIMALVPS, encoded by the exons ATGGGCCCGCCAAGAAAGTCCAGAAGTGTGAACAAGCGGTATTCTGATTCTTATGTGGTCTCTCCTATCAAACATGACGAGGCTGCTGATAGAAGAACTCCCCGG AAAAGGAAGTTGGTTGACATGTTGGGTCCTCAATGGAGCAAAGAAGAGCTAGAACGCTTCTATGAAGCATATCGTAAGCATGGAAAGGACTGGAAAAAG GTGGGAGCTGTATTGCGAAGTCGATCTGTTGAAATGGTGGAGGCTCTTTACACAATGAATAGA GCTTATCTGTCTCTTCCAGAAGGAACTGCTTCCGTGGCTGGATTAATTGCAATGATGACAGACCACTATTGCAATATG GCTGGAAGTGATAGTGAACACGAAAGCATTGAAGGTAGTGGGACATCTCGAAAATATCAAAAGCGTTCTCAGGCCAAGGTACCGCCGAAGAGCTCTAAAGGATCTGAAGGGCGTGTGACTTCGAATTCCCAGGCAATTGCGTCAAGTTATGACTACCTTCCCTCGACGAAAAAGAAGCGCTCTGGTG GAAGCCGACCACGTGTTGTTGGGAAAAGGACGCCTCGATTTCCTGTTTCCTATTCTCATGAGAATGTAAACGGGGATACATATTTTTCTCCAAACAGGCAAGGTCTCAGATTCGACGTGGATGGTAATGACAGTGATGTTGGCCATGAAAATCTTATAGCGTTGGCTGAAGCTTCACAAAGAGGGGGTTCTCCTCGATTATTGCGGTCACCAAAAAAAATG GTTGCTGAGGGTGACATCGATGGAGAAGGGAGCATGGAGGCTGATAATGGGGACTATACACGGCCAAAGAGATATATGATGAAATCTGGAAATAAGAGTCCTTTTTCTCAAAAAGGGCAAAGACCATACGGGAAGAGGCTAGAGCTTGATAATGATAAAAACAGTCAGGATGAGATCAGGGAAGCCTGTAGTGGAACAGAAGGACAAAAACTTGGAGCAGCTCTGgaaaaatttgaaattgaagtTACAAATGGAAAAACTGCCAAGTATTCTCAGGGTCAGTGGAAGAGAAGTAGAAAAGTTCTTTTTGATCGAG ATGAAAGCTCCGCATTAACCGGCCTGGAAGCTTTAGCAAATGCAATTCTCATGCCTGAATCAACAAATGATAATG ATTCATCTGTTTTGATCAAAGAAGAAAGTAATGAAGCTGATGAACCTGAATCCTTCGAAGCTATACATACAAACCATCAGAGTGACAAAAGATGGACCGTGGAGACTAAAGGATATCAGTCAAATTCAGGATTAAAATATGCTACAAATCAAATTTCCAAAATAGGGAAAGATCCCTTTGATAGTGTTAGTCGTAGTCCTGAGGCTAAGTTGGACGCTCCTTGTTCTGTTAGTAAGCTGTCAAGAAAAAAACAGAAGACTGTTGCATCTAAA ATTCAATTGGCTGAAGGTCACAGTGATACTCATATGAGTGAATCTCAGATAGTTGAG GGCAAAGAGTTGGGCATGAAATCAACAAGCAAGGGTAAGCGATCATCGCAAAGTGCTTCACCAATGTTAAATAAACACCCAGAGAATTCATCTTCAAGTACTGGtccaagaaaggaagctggcGATTCAGCAATGTCAAGTGTACATCTTCCTGGTGCTGACCAGTTTGATGTAACTAACAAAAGAAAGAGCAGACGTAAGACAAAGATTCGCAAGGTCAACACATatgcagattcagaagtatcaGATAAAACG AAAAAGCTCTTGAATTGCTTTTCTAATGATGGAGTACGTAGATGGTGTGCATATGAGTGGTTCTATAGTGCAATAGATTACCCTTGGTTTGCTAAAAGGGAGTTTGTGGAGTACTTGCTTCATGTTGGTCTGGGTCATGTTCCTAGATTAACACATGTCGAGTGGGGTGTCATAAGAAG CTCTCTTGGCAAACCGCGGAGGTTTTCTGAGCAGTTTCTGAAGGAAGAAAAGCAAAAACTTAATCAATACAGGGACTCTGTTAGAACACATTATACAGAACTCCGCTCAGGTACAAGGGAAGGACTTCCAGCGGATCTTGCACGGCCTTTATCAGTTGGACAACGTGTAATTGCTATTCATCCAAAGACTAGAGAAATTCATGATGGCAGTGTCCTAACTGTAGATCATAACAGGTGTCGAGTTCAATTTGATCGTCCTGAACTAGGTGTGGAGTTTGTTATG GATATTGATTGCATGCCCCTAAATCCGCTAGAGAATATGCCAACATCATTGACAATACATATGAGTGCTGCTGATCCCAACAACTTAATTAAGTTCAAAATGAATGGGCAG ATGGGTTCTGTGGTTGTTGATTCACAAGCTAAAATGGGTCCTAAAGATAATGTTTCCAGTCAACAAATATCATACTCTCAGCCTTCTTCACTGGCACAGATTCAGGCTAAAGAAGCTGATGTTCAAGCCATTGCTGATCTTACTCGTGCTCTTGAGAAAAAG CAAGTGCTAGTTTCCGAGTTGAGGGAAATGAACAATGACGTGTTGGAAAATCAGAAGGATGGCATTTCATCACTAAAGGACTCGGAGCTTTTTAAAAAGCAGTATGCTGCTATTCTTGTACAATTGCGTGATGCAGATGAGCAG GTTACTTCTGCTTTGTCTTGTCTGAAGCAACGTAATACATATCAAGAAAATGTATCCCTTGCATGGCCGAGGTCCATGGCCAATCCTGTTGCTTCTGTTGGTGTATTAAACGCTTCCTATTGTTCTGAAGTTCAAACTGAAAAATCCGGGTCCCATGTGAATGAAATTGTTGAAAGTTCCAAGACAAGGGCTGGTATTATGGTGAATGCAGCTATTCAG GCATTTTCTTCGATGAAGGGTGGTGAAAACACCCTTGAGAAGATTGAGGAGGCTATAGACTATGTCTATGGTCAGCTACCGTCAGATGATTCTTATGTACTATCTGAGAAATGTTTTACTGCAATGGAACGTGGTGATATGGCCTCTCAAGAACAAGAGAAGTGCGGCACATTTGGACCATTGCAGGTTCCACCCACTCCACTCCTAAATTCGTCTGGGATCCCTTCAGAACTTATAACTCAATGTGTGGCAACTCTGCTGATGATTCAG AAATGTACAGAACGACAGTTTCCACCAGCAGATGTAGCACAAATACTAGATTCTGCTGTTGCAAGTTTGCGGCCTTGCTCTGTACAGAACCTTCCTGTTTATGCTGATATAGAGAAGTGCATGATTATGATCAGGAATCAAATAATGGCACTTGTACCATCTTAG
- the LOC108199778 gene encoding protein ALWAYS EARLY 3-like isoform X3, whose product MGPPRKSRSVNKRYSDSYVVSPIKHDEAADRRTPRKRKLVDMLGPQWSKEELERFYEAYRKHGKDWKKVGAVLRSRSVEMVEALYTMNRAYLSLPEGTASVAGLIAMMTDHYCNMAGSDSEHESIEGSGTSRKYQKRSQAKVPPKSSKGSEGRVTSNSQAIASSYDYLPSTKKKRSGGSRPRVVGKRTPRFPVSYSHENVNGDTYFSPNRQGLRFDVDGNDSDVGHENLIALAEASQRGGSPRLLRSPKKMVAEGDIDGEGSMEADNGDYTRPKRYMMKSGNKSPFSQKGQRPYGKRLELDNDKNSQDEIREACSGTEGQKLGAALEKFEIEVTNGKTAKYSQGQWKRSRKVLFDRDESSALTGLEALANAILMPESTNDNDSSVLIKEESNEADEPESFEAIHTNHQSDKRWTVETKGYQSNSGLKYATNQISKIGKDPFDSVSRSPEAKLDAPCSVSKLSRKKQKTVASKIQLAEGHSDTHMSESQIVEGKELGMKSTSKGKRSSQSASPMLNKHPENSSSSTGPRKEAGDSAMSSVHLPGADQFDVTNKRKSRRKTKIRKVNTYADSEVSDKTKKLLNCFSNDGVRRWCAYEWFYSAIDYPWFAKREFVEYLLHVGLGHVPRLTHVEWGVIRSSLGKPRRFSEQFLKEEKQKLNQYRDSVRTHYTELRSGTREGLPADLARPLSVGQRVIAIHPKTREIHDGSVLTVDHNRCRVQFDRPELGVEFVMDIDCMPLNPLENMPTSLTIHMSAADPNNLIKFKMNGQMGSVVVDSQAKMGPKDNVSSQQISYSQPSSLAQIQAKEADVQAIADLTRALEKKQVLVSELREMNNDVLENQKDGISSLKDSELFKKQYAAILVQLRDADEQQVTSALSCLKQRNTYQENVSLAWPRSMANPVASVGVLNASYCSEVQTEKSGSHVNEIVESSKTRAGIMVNAAIQAFSSMKGGENTLEKIEEAIDYVYGQLPSDDSYVLSEKCFTAMERGDMASQEQEKCGTFGPLQVPPTPLLNSSGIPSELITQCVATLLMIQKCTERQFPPADVAQILDSAVASLRPCSVQNLPVYADIEKCMIMIRNQIMALVPS is encoded by the exons ATGGGCCCGCCAAGAAAGTCCAGAAGTGTGAACAAGCGGTATTCTGATTCTTATGTGGTCTCTCCTATCAAACATGACGAGGCTGCTGATAGAAGAACTCCCCGG AAAAGGAAGTTGGTTGACATGTTGGGTCCTCAATGGAGCAAAGAAGAGCTAGAACGCTTCTATGAAGCATATCGTAAGCATGGAAAGGACTGGAAAAAG GTGGGAGCTGTATTGCGAAGTCGATCTGTTGAAATGGTGGAGGCTCTTTACACAATGAATAGA GCTTATCTGTCTCTTCCAGAAGGAACTGCTTCCGTGGCTGGATTAATTGCAATGATGACAGACCACTATTGCAATATG GCTGGAAGTGATAGTGAACACGAAAGCATTGAAGGTAGTGGGACATCTCGAAAATATCAAAAGCGTTCTCAGGCCAAGGTACCGCCGAAGAGCTCTAAAGGATCTGAAGGGCGTGTGACTTCGAATTCCCAGGCAATTGCGTCAAGTTATGACTACCTTCCCTCGACGAAAAAGAAGCGCTCTGGTG GAAGCCGACCACGTGTTGTTGGGAAAAGGACGCCTCGATTTCCTGTTTCCTATTCTCATGAGAATGTAAACGGGGATACATATTTTTCTCCAAACAGGCAAGGTCTCAGATTCGACGTGGATGGTAATGACAGTGATGTTGGCCATGAAAATCTTATAGCGTTGGCTGAAGCTTCACAAAGAGGGGGTTCTCCTCGATTATTGCGGTCACCAAAAAAAATG GTTGCTGAGGGTGACATCGATGGAGAAGGGAGCATGGAGGCTGATAATGGGGACTATACACGGCCAAAGAGATATATGATGAAATCTGGAAATAAGAGTCCTTTTTCTCAAAAAGGGCAAAGACCATACGGGAAGAGGCTAGAGCTTGATAATGATAAAAACAGTCAGGATGAGATCAGGGAAGCCTGTAGTGGAACAGAAGGACAAAAACTTGGAGCAGCTCTGgaaaaatttgaaattgaagtTACAAATGGAAAAACTGCCAAGTATTCTCAGGGTCAGTGGAAGAGAAGTAGAAAAGTTCTTTTTGATCGAG ATGAAAGCTCCGCATTAACCGGCCTGGAAGCTTTAGCAAATGCAATTCTCATGCCTGAATCAACAAATGATAATG ATTCATCTGTTTTGATCAAAGAAGAAAGTAATGAAGCTGATGAACCTGAATCCTTCGAAGCTATACATACAAACCATCAGAGTGACAAAAGATGGACCGTGGAGACTAAAGGATATCAGTCAAATTCAGGATTAAAATATGCTACAAATCAAATTTCCAAAATAGGGAAAGATCCCTTTGATAGTGTTAGTCGTAGTCCTGAGGCTAAGTTGGACGCTCCTTGTTCTGTTAGTAAGCTGTCAAGAAAAAAACAGAAGACTGTTGCATCTAAA ATTCAATTGGCTGAAGGTCACAGTGATACTCATATGAGTGAATCTCAGATAGTTGAG GGCAAAGAGTTGGGCATGAAATCAACAAGCAAGGGTAAGCGATCATCGCAAAGTGCTTCACCAATGTTAAATAAACACCCAGAGAATTCATCTTCAAGTACTGGtccaagaaaggaagctggcGATTCAGCAATGTCAAGTGTACATCTTCCTGGTGCTGACCAGTTTGATGTAACTAACAAAAGAAAGAGCAGACGTAAGACAAAGATTCGCAAGGTCAACACATatgcagattcagaagtatcaGATAAAACG AAAAAGCTCTTGAATTGCTTTTCTAATGATGGAGTACGTAGATGGTGTGCATATGAGTGGTTCTATAGTGCAATAGATTACCCTTGGTTTGCTAAAAGGGAGTTTGTGGAGTACTTGCTTCATGTTGGTCTGGGTCATGTTCCTAGATTAACACATGTCGAGTGGGGTGTCATAAGAAG CTCTCTTGGCAAACCGCGGAGGTTTTCTGAGCAGTTTCTGAAGGAAGAAAAGCAAAAACTTAATCAATACAGGGACTCTGTTAGAACACATTATACAGAACTCCGCTCAGGTACAAGGGAAGGACTTCCAGCGGATCTTGCACGGCCTTTATCAGTTGGACAACGTGTAATTGCTATTCATCCAAAGACTAGAGAAATTCATGATGGCAGTGTCCTAACTGTAGATCATAACAGGTGTCGAGTTCAATTTGATCGTCCTGAACTAGGTGTGGAGTTTGTTATG GATATTGATTGCATGCCCCTAAATCCGCTAGAGAATATGCCAACATCATTGACAATACATATGAGTGCTGCTGATCCCAACAACTTAATTAAGTTCAAAATGAATGGGCAG ATGGGTTCTGTGGTTGTTGATTCACAAGCTAAAATGGGTCCTAAAGATAATGTTTCCAGTCAACAAATATCATACTCTCAGCCTTCTTCACTGGCACAGATTCAGGCTAAAGAAGCTGATGTTCAAGCCATTGCTGATCTTACTCGTGCTCTTGAGAAAAAG CAAGTGCTAGTTTCCGAGTTGAGGGAAATGAACAATGACGTGTTGGAAAATCAGAAGGATGGCATTTCATCACTAAAGGACTCGGAGCTTTTTAAAAAGCAGTATGCTGCTATTCTTGTACAATTGCGTGATGCAGATGAGCAG CAGGTTACTTCTGCTTTGTCTTGTCTGAAGCAACGTAATACATATCAAGAAAATGTATCCCTTGCATGGCCGAGGTCCATGGCCAATCCTGTTGCTTCTGTTGGTGTATTAAACGCTTCCTATTGTTCTGAAGTTCAAACTGAAAAATCCGGGTCCCATGTGAATGAAATTGTTGAAAGTTCCAAGACAAGGGCTGGTATTATGGTGAATGCAGCTATTCAG GCATTTTCTTCGATGAAGGGTGGTGAAAACACCCTTGAGAAGATTGAGGAGGCTATAGACTATGTCTATGGTCAGCTACCGTCAGATGATTCTTATGTACTATCTGAGAAATGTTTTACTGCAATGGAACGTGGTGATATGGCCTCTCAAGAACAAGAGAAGTGCGGCACATTTGGACCATTGCAGGTTCCACCCACTCCACTCCTAAATTCGTCTGGGATCCCTTCAGAACTTATAACTCAATGTGTGGCAACTCTGCTGATGATTCAG AAATGTACAGAACGACAGTTTCCACCAGCAGATGTAGCACAAATACTAGATTCTGCTGTTGCAAGTTTGCGGCCTTGCTCTGTACAGAACCTTCCTGTTTATGCTGATATAGAGAAGTGCATGATTATGATCAGGAATCAAATAATGGCACTTGTACCATCTTAG